From Bacillus basilensis, a single genomic window includes:
- a CDS encoding DUF3948 family protein: MNNITFNKSDFLGLASGAALLTAFIYTLAQGLV; encoded by the coding sequence ATGAACAACATTACTTTCAACAAATCAGACTTTTTAGGACTTGCAAGTGGAGCGGCTCTTCTTACAGCTTTCATTTACACACTTGCTCAAGGTCTTGTTTAA
- a CDS encoding LysR family transcriptional regulator — protein MELRDLQIFQSVADQGSVSSAAKELNYVQSNVTARIKQLENELKTPLFYRHKRGMTLTAEGRKMLVYVNKILQDVDELKQVFLDSETPSGILKIGTVETVSTLPTILSSYYKSYPNVDLSLQAGLTEELIREVLNHQLDGAFISGPIKHPLIEQYDVSTEKLMLITQNKAFHIEEFTTTPLLVFNQGCGYRSKLERWLKDEGLLPKRIMEFNILETILNSVALGLGITLVPQSAVHHLSKAGKVHCHAIPEKYGSISTVFIRRKDSYMTNSMRSFLKTIEEHHHINML, from the coding sequence ATGGAATTAAGAGACTTACAAATCTTCCAGAGCGTTGCTGACCAAGGTAGTGTAAGTAGCGCAGCAAAGGAATTAAATTACGTACAATCAAATGTCACCGCACGTATTAAACAGTTAGAAAACGAGCTGAAAACACCGCTCTTTTATCGTCATAAACGAGGCATGACTTTAACAGCTGAAGGCAGAAAAATGCTCGTTTATGTTAATAAAATTTTGCAAGATGTCGATGAGCTAAAACAAGTATTTTTAGATAGTGAAACACCCTCTGGCATATTAAAAATCGGTACAGTCGAAACAGTAAGTACATTACCTACCATTTTATCTTCTTACTATAAAAGCTATCCGAACGTCGATTTGTCATTACAAGCGGGTCTAACAGAAGAATTAATTAGAGAAGTACTCAATCATCAATTAGATGGTGCTTTTATATCAGGACCAATAAAACATCCACTTATTGAACAATATGATGTTAGTACAGAAAAATTAATGCTTATAACACAAAATAAAGCTTTTCATATCGAAGAATTTACAACAACGCCTCTACTCGTTTTTAACCAAGGATGTGGATACCGTTCCAAACTAGAACGATGGCTGAAAGACGAAGGTTTGCTCCCAAAAAGAATTATGGAATTCAATATATTAGAGACGATATTAAACAGTGTTGCACTCGGCCTTGGAATTACACTCGTACCACAGTCTGCTGTCCATCATCTTTCTAAAGCAGGTAAAGTGCATTGCCATGCAATCCCTGAAAAATATGGTAGTATTTCAACGGTTTTCATACGCCGCAAAGATAGCTATATGACGAATTCAATGCGTAGCTTTTTAAAAACAATTGAAGAGCACCACCACATTAATATGCTTTAA
- a CDS encoding DMT family transporter — protein MRRGQMIIGALACLIASMSWGAMFPVADHALEYIDPFYFSLIRYGAVAIVLIVLLLMKEGKQAFRLEGRGKLLVFFGTMAFTVYNVLIFLGQMLMGKSGVMVASIMEALMPMISICILWGYKHVKPKKYMITSMVIAFVGAVFVITKGDMSFFLTLKDNMFSLACIFVGVVGWVIYTMGGQTCSDWSTLRYSTLTCVFGTAVTGIITIIITALGYVSVPNMGTISIVKYDLLFMMTLPGIVALLSWNYGVKILSSINGILFINFVPITTLIIMMMQGYQITMFDIIGTLLVIAALIRNNVCQRKEENINKRILQEEQLRQAV, from the coding sequence GTGAGAAGAGGTCAAATGATAATAGGGGCTTTAGCATGTTTAATTGCAAGTATGTCATGGGGAGCGATGTTTCCAGTTGCTGATCATGCACTAGAATACATAGATCCATTTTATTTTTCACTTATTCGCTATGGAGCGGTGGCAATAGTGCTGATTGTATTATTGTTAATGAAAGAAGGAAAACAGGCATTTCGTTTAGAGGGAAGAGGAAAGTTACTCGTCTTTTTCGGAACGATGGCGTTTACTGTATATAATGTACTTATATTTTTAGGGCAAATGTTAATGGGAAAGTCAGGTGTGATGGTAGCCTCCATTATGGAAGCACTTATGCCGATGATTTCTATTTGTATTCTATGGGGATATAAGCATGTGAAACCGAAAAAATATATGATAACGAGCATGGTTATCGCTTTTGTAGGAGCTGTATTCGTTATTACGAAAGGTGACATGAGTTTCTTTTTAACATTGAAAGATAACATGTTTTCACTAGCATGTATATTTGTTGGAGTTGTAGGTTGGGTTATTTATACGATGGGTGGTCAAACGTGTAGCGATTGGTCAACATTACGTTATTCTACGTTGACGTGTGTATTTGGTACGGCTGTTACAGGAATTATAACAATAATTATAACGGCACTTGGATATGTATCGGTACCGAATATGGGAACGATTTCTATTGTGAAATATGATTTGTTATTTATGATGACATTACCGGGAATTGTAGCATTACTCTCTTGGAATTACGGTGTGAAAATTCTATCATCTATTAATGGTATTTTATTTATTAATTTTGTACCCATTACGACTTTAATTATTATGATGATGCAAGGATATCAAATAACGATGTTTGATATTATAGGGACTTTACTTGTTATTGCAGCACTTATTCGCAATAACGTTTGTCAGAGAAAAGAAGAAAATATAAACAAGCGAATTTTACAAGAAGAGCAATTACGTCAAGCAGTTTAA
- a CDS encoding YrzO family protein — protein MLESLLFFFAVGVACELAAINRNGRKKIKQQAEMIELLKELKERNI, from the coding sequence ATGTTAGAAAGTTTATTGTTTTTCTTCGCTGTAGGAGTTGCTTGTGAGCTTGCAGCAATTAATCGAAATGGTCGTAAGAAGATAAAACAACAAGCTGAAATGATAGAGCTTTTAAAAGAGTTAAAAGAAAGAAACATTTAA
- a CDS encoding DUF3948 family protein has translation MQNITFNKLDLLGLASGSLLLTALIYAATLV, from the coding sequence ATGCAAAACATCACTTTTAACAAATTAGATCTTTTAGGATTAGCTAGCGGCTCCCTTCTTCTTACTGCTTTGATTTACGCTGCTACGCTTGTATAA
- a CDS encoding 1-acyl-sn-glycerol-3-phosphate acyltransferase produces the protein MYKPITFLLKYIFKTAGKVEVQGREKLPEGGPYVVACTHTSFMDVLMLATGMYPTQIHYMAKKELFEGKFKNWFFKNVNAFPVDRANPGPSTLKIPSRLLKEGKVVGIFPSGTRSTEDVSLKAGAVTIALRSNVPLVPAAYVGPSSIKELIKGKRAQLIFGDPIQIDAEEQIDRKTAMKMMTDQLNEKFEELKEALESNQK, from the coding sequence ATGTATAAACCAATTACATTTTTGTTGAAATATATATTTAAAACAGCTGGGAAAGTAGAAGTACAAGGAAGAGAAAAGTTACCAGAAGGTGGCCCGTATGTTGTTGCGTGTACACATACAAGTTTTATGGATGTATTAATGTTAGCTACAGGGATGTACCCGACCCAAATTCATTACATGGCCAAAAAAGAATTATTTGAAGGGAAATTCAAAAATTGGTTCTTCAAAAACGTAAATGCATTCCCTGTAGATCGTGCGAATCCAGGACCGAGTACACTCAAAATTCCATCACGCCTATTAAAAGAAGGGAAAGTAGTAGGGATTTTTCCAAGTGGAACGAGATCAACAGAAGACGTTTCATTAAAAGCTGGAGCTGTTACGATTGCGCTGCGTTCTAACGTTCCATTAGTACCGGCAGCTTATGTTGGTCCATCAAGTATAAAAGAATTAATAAAAGGAAAAAGGGCACAATTGATTTTTGGAGATCCAATTCAAATTGATGCGGAAGAACAAATAGATCGAAAAACAGCTATGAAAATGATGACAGATCAATTAAATGAGAAGTTTGAGGAGCTAAAGGAAGCTTTGGAATCAAATCAAAAATAA
- a CDS encoding DUF3948 family protein codes for MNNITFNKLDFLGLASGSVLLTTLIYAATLV; via the coding sequence ATGAATAACATCACTTTTAACAAATTAGATTTTTTAGGACTAGCTAGCGGATCAGTTCTTCTTACTACTTTGATTTACGCCGCTACGCTTGTATAA
- a CDS encoding LacI family DNA-binding transcriptional regulator produces MANIKDIAKMAGVSVTTVSRVLNDHPYVSEEKRKVVLEIVEKLNYSQNANAVHLSKGKTNIVGVILPYINHPSFDAMVGGMMERALTHNYRVLLCQTNYNKKEEMKSLHMLKTKQLDGLIICSRANDWEMIEPYASYGTIIACEDNDIANISSVYTNHSAAFQLGMNHLIEKGYKKIGYCTGRKLGPSSQKRFDVYKQQLQSIDEEVNEEWIFTECFTLEDGVRVAHKLKGMQNLPEALIVAGDEVAIGVMTEVGKLGIRVPGDLAIIGLDNQPISQVLQLTTIDQNLKEIGKTAFEMFYRKISDESSKQEKVEISYELVERSTV; encoded by the coding sequence ATGGCTAACATTAAAGATATTGCAAAGATGGCGGGAGTTTCCGTTACGACTGTGTCAAGGGTGCTAAATGATCATCCGTACGTAAGTGAAGAAAAAAGGAAAGTGGTTTTAGAGATAGTTGAGAAGTTGAATTACTCACAAAACGCAAATGCTGTTCATTTATCAAAAGGAAAGACGAATATTGTTGGTGTAATTCTACCTTATATTAATCATCCGAGCTTCGATGCAATGGTAGGGGGAATGATGGAGAGAGCGTTAACTCATAATTACAGGGTGCTACTTTGCCAAACAAATTATAATAAAAAAGAAGAAATGAAAAGTCTACATATGTTAAAAACGAAACAATTAGATGGTCTTATTATTTGTTCACGTGCAAATGATTGGGAAATGATAGAACCGTATGCTTCTTACGGCACAATCATTGCTTGTGAAGATAATGATATTGCAAACATCTCAAGTGTATATACAAATCATTCGGCAGCTTTCCAACTAGGAATGAATCACCTTATTGAAAAAGGTTATAAAAAAATTGGTTATTGTACGGGAAGAAAGCTAGGACCGAGTAGTCAAAAGCGTTTTGATGTTTATAAACAGCAATTGCAATCTATAGATGAAGAAGTTAATGAAGAATGGATTTTCACAGAATGCTTTACATTAGAAGATGGTGTGAGAGTGGCTCATAAGTTAAAAGGGATGCAGAATCTTCCTGAAGCGTTAATAGTAGCAGGAGATGAAGTTGCAATTGGGGTTATGACGGAAGTTGGGAAATTGGGTATTCGAGTTCCTGGGGATTTAGCGATTATTGGTTTGGATAACCAACCTATTTCGCAAGTGTTGCAGTTGACAACTATTGATCAAAATTTGAAGGAGATAGGGAAAACGGCTTTTGAAATGTTTTACAGGAAAATAAGTGATGAGAGCTCTAAACAAGAAAAGGTGGAAATTTCATATGAACTTGTGGAGCGATCTACAGTGTAG
- a CDS encoding PH domain-containing protein, with amino-acid sequence MNELLLSMKKYIEDDEKILAFMVGIFEKDNFTLCYQHGIFVATTRRLLFYGKFPYYPSTFKEYSYLHIDSIDFYPYFEFTCNQETVRAKHIQKGNVERFVRAVRANVNN; translated from the coding sequence ATGAATGAACTTTTATTAAGTATGAAAAAGTATATAGAAGATGACGAAAAGATTTTAGCCTTTATGGTAGGGATCTTTGAGAAGGATAATTTCACGTTATGTTATCAACATGGAATTTTTGTTGCCACTACTAGACGTCTCCTGTTTTACGGGAAATTTCCGTACTATCCTTCAACATTTAAAGAGTACTCATATTTGCATATAGATAGCATAGATTTTTATCCGTACTTTGAGTTTACTTGTAATCAAGAAACGGTTAGAGCTAAGCATATTCAGAAAGGGAATGTGGAGCGATTTGTTCGTGCAGTTAGAGCAAATGTGAATAATTAA
- a CDS encoding YitT family protein — protein sequence MVNQRIKEITLITIGSLLFAIGINYFAIPNRLSEGGIIGLTVVTYYLFDWSPGIVNFAINAVLLAIGYKFFDKKTMVYTILGIVETSLFLYVTEHIEYHVNSDTLLAALFAGLFVGIGLGCMFKAGGTSGGSAILAQLANQYLGWSVGKGVLIIDIVVIAGSVFIIGQEKAMYTLVAVFIGAKVIDFIVEGMDTKTAVTIISNQPDLIREAITKNMTRGVTVLEGRGGYTGKNKEVLYVVINKQELVKLKQVISRVDEDAFVVIHDVRDVLGGGFKAS from the coding sequence ATGGTTAATCAACGTATAAAGGAAATAACACTAATTACAATTGGTTCATTATTATTCGCAATTGGTATTAATTACTTTGCAATTCCAAACCGTTTATCGGAAGGTGGAATTATTGGTTTAACGGTTGTTACGTACTACTTATTTGATTGGTCACCAGGGATTGTGAACTTTGCTATAAATGCAGTTTTACTAGCTATTGGTTATAAGTTTTTTGATAAAAAAACGATGGTTTATACAATTTTAGGGATTGTAGAAACATCCTTGTTTTTATATGTTACAGAACATATTGAGTATCATGTAAATAGTGATACACTATTAGCAGCTTTATTTGCTGGTTTGTTTGTAGGTATCGGATTAGGCTGTATGTTCAAAGCTGGAGGTACATCAGGAGGATCGGCAATTTTAGCACAGTTAGCAAATCAATATTTAGGGTGGAGTGTTGGTAAAGGCGTACTTATTATTGATATCGTTGTAATTGCTGGTTCTGTATTTATAATAGGACAAGAAAAAGCGATGTACACACTTGTTGCAGTATTCATCGGAGCGAAAGTGATTGATTTTATTGTAGAAGGAATGGATACAAAAACAGCTGTTACAATTATTTCGAATCAACCAGACCTAATACGTGAGGCTATTACGAAAAACATGACACGCGGTGTCACTGTACTAGAAGGACGCGGCGGATATACTGGTAAAAATAAAGAAGTTTTATATGTTGTTATTAATAAACAAGAGCTTGTTAAGTTAAAGCAAGTTATTAGTCGAGTAGATGAAGATGCTTTCGTTGTTATTCACGATGTGCGTGATGTACTTGGTGGTGGCTTTAAAGCGAGCTAA
- a CDS encoding YxeA family protein, giving the protein MKKKMITTIIAMLVIVVMLLPTKLGPVIDKYNPLYKTKEYYTVVNTIGQHVGDEWYEYEFIAFDERGREQKIKKTVKHMLKRDEALKVYAKGRYGESIEEIEAVNIPINAKSKLLAMR; this is encoded by the coding sequence ATGAAGAAAAAAATGATCACTACTATAATAGCGATGCTAGTGATAGTAGTAATGTTACTGCCTACGAAACTTGGACCAGTTATCGATAAATATAATCCGCTTTATAAGACGAAAGAATACTATACGGTTGTGAATACAATTGGTCAGCATGTTGGTGATGAGTGGTATGAATATGAATTTATTGCATTTGACGAACGTGGAAGAGAACAAAAAATAAAGAAGACTGTTAAGCATATGTTAAAGAGAGATGAAGCATTAAAGGTGTACGCAAAAGGACGCTACGGCGAGTCAATTGAAGAAATTGAAGCTGTAAATATTCCTATTAATGCAAAGAGTAAACTTTTAGCGATGAGATAG
- a CDS encoding TatD family hydrolase, whose amino-acid sequence MKWMDSHIHVDQYKDEERSRLLKDVENSKEIKGLIAVSMNYQSCKETLSLAKRYPFVHPAIGFHPEQPLHKEECKQIYKLIEDHVEDIVAIGEVGLPYYLRKEDERITLDPYIAVLKRFIGLASEYDLPIVLHAVYEDADIVCDLLEEYKVSRAHFHWFKGSEETMKRMMTNGYHISITPDVLHKEKIRKIVSYYPLEYMMVETDGPWEFQKDVMTHPRMIREVLNEISIIKNISIDKVTETLYGNTIRFYLKR is encoded by the coding sequence ATGAAATGGATGGATAGTCATATACATGTTGACCAATATAAGGATGAAGAGAGAAGTAGATTACTGAAAGATGTGGAAAATAGTAAAGAGATAAAGGGGCTTATTGCGGTATCTATGAATTATCAATCATGTAAAGAAACTTTATCTTTAGCAAAGCGATATCCTTTTGTACATCCAGCAATAGGTTTTCATCCAGAGCAACCGCTTCATAAAGAAGAATGTAAGCAAATCTATAAATTAATTGAAGATCATGTAGAGGATATAGTAGCGATTGGTGAAGTAGGCTTACCGTATTATTTAAGGAAAGAAGATGAAAGGATTACTCTAGATCCATACATAGCTGTATTGAAAAGATTTATAGGGCTAGCTAGTGAGTATGATTTACCAATTGTATTGCACGCAGTTTATGAAGATGCTGACATTGTATGTGATTTACTTGAAGAATATAAAGTTTCACGTGCGCACTTCCATTGGTTTAAAGGAAGTGAGGAGACAATGAAACGGATGATGACGAATGGTTATCATATTTCTATTACACCGGATGTTTTACATAAGGAGAAAATTAGAAAAATCGTTTCATATTATCCGCTTGAATATATGATGGTAGAAACAGATGGGCCGTGGGAATTTCAAAAGGACGTTATGACGCACCCAAGAATGATTAGAGAAGTATTAAATGAAATTAGTATCATAAAAAACATATCTATTGATAAGGTTACAGAAACATTATATGGAAATACCATTCGGTTTTATTTGAAAAGATAG
- a CDS encoding DL-endopeptidase inhibitor IseA family protein, giving the protein MGKVYKKIAITIMTGMLSLAMFGCESEKKVTNTNVAQEKLEEQIDPVVEKQMKETEKNGNSVGNSSNKGKMVESKGWVYYAVNGDKNTGGIYRTKDQFQTSECVVEGVNASYINIKNKALYFIHTDEEKNAGLSSLMKYDISSKKLDTLKEDTNYVYIKDQTLFYPKKYSEHGGFDIVGIAKMDLKKGQEEEAAFQNSGWSRTIDDSILHWNKNRGTQVTKDNKTWSKENYATISSATYNNEKLYAVVDFSLPFETNEAEHGIYEIDLQQNNEKLLVKDALQMNVKGDTFYYLKKDGVYKKKMNGGNEKVIYNKAVEPTKSYLYFVAGDMYLYTDNGTIMNLDTKKSNEVKDKKLADNVMLQKVWNAQKELTNVQMAALTGNPKRVGDFSYGELVNPIYNKKDNLETTLSTYFSKSFIAEYMKSKYIKELNGKMHYVIGDPGSKAATKFTKIISAELKDEKIKAQVETYNDYDNVTEKVEVEFIYENNQWVINNMPRFGLS; this is encoded by the coding sequence ATGGGGAAAGTATATAAAAAAATAGCTATTACAATTATGACTGGGATGCTTTCACTTGCAATGTTTGGGTGTGAATCGGAAAAAAAGGTGACAAATACAAACGTAGCACAAGAAAAATTGGAAGAACAAATTGATCCAGTAGTTGAAAAACAGATGAAAGAAACTGAGAAAAACGGGAATTCGGTTGGAAACAGTTCTAATAAAGGGAAGATGGTAGAGAGTAAGGGATGGGTTTACTATGCGGTAAATGGTGATAAAAATACAGGAGGCATCTATCGTACGAAAGATCAATTTCAGACTTCGGAATGTGTAGTAGAAGGTGTAAATGCTTCTTACATAAATATAAAAAACAAAGCTTTATATTTTATTCATACGGATGAAGAGAAGAATGCGGGATTATCTTCTTTAATGAAGTATGATATATCTAGCAAAAAGTTAGACACGTTAAAAGAGGATACAAACTATGTTTATATTAAAGATCAAACTTTATTTTATCCGAAAAAATATTCTGAGCATGGTGGTTTTGACATTGTAGGGATCGCAAAAATGGATTTGAAGAAGGGACAGGAAGAAGAAGCTGCATTTCAAAACTCCGGTTGGTCTCGAACGATAGATGATAGTATTCTACATTGGAATAAAAATCGTGGAACACAAGTGACAAAAGATAATAAAACTTGGTCAAAAGAAAATTATGCAACAATATCTAGTGCTACGTATAATAATGAAAAATTATATGCTGTTGTTGATTTTTCGTTACCTTTTGAAACAAATGAAGCTGAGCACGGTATATATGAGATAGACCTTCAACAAAATAATGAAAAGTTATTGGTAAAGGATGCCTTGCAGATGAATGTGAAAGGGGATACTTTTTATTATTTAAAAAAGGACGGAGTATATAAGAAGAAAATGAATGGTGGAAATGAAAAAGTAATTTATAATAAAGCGGTTGAACCAACTAAATCCTATTTATATTTTGTAGCAGGAGATATGTATCTCTATACGGATAATGGAACTATCATGAATCTGGATACAAAGAAATCAAATGAAGTAAAAGATAAGAAGCTAGCAGATAACGTTATGTTACAGAAAGTATGGAATGCACAGAAGGAACTGACTAATGTTCAAATGGCTGCACTAACAGGAAACCCAAAACGAGTAGGGGATTTTTCATACGGGGAATTAGTGAATCCTATTTATAATAAGAAAGATAATTTAGAGACTACGCTATCTACGTACTTCTCAAAATCATTTATAGCAGAGTATATGAAGAGTAAGTATATTAAAGAGTTAAATGGAAAAATGCACTATGTTATTGGAGATCCAGGGTCAAAAGCAGCAACTAAATTTACAAAAATTATTTCTGCCGAGTTAAAGGATGAGAAAATAAAAGCACAGGTAGAAACGTATAATGACTATGATAATGTAACTGAAAAAGTAGAAGTTGAATTTATTTATGAAAATAATCAATGGGTTATTAATAATATGCCACGTTTTGGTTTAAGTTAA
- a CDS encoding DUF2334 domain-containing protein: MKKWLLLLFCLLLLIPVPISAQKNENPKVLILYSSIDDQITNDTQILNTQVGHFTNNITIKNIKQLAEITDKSSYTHVIYIGEKQEELSTETKEFLENFSGPILVLGQNIEQLSNRFSFITLKNEDINSDTIEYPTRKLKNTLEDERSIKNLDTNGTILANALKGNTTYPLIVQQNNSYYVATSNLFDWISYYIGESLFSYFEQKPTTNKVEAYLRLEDVHPAADINQLTEIAELLKEKKMPYMITVIPVYTDPETGKTLHLKDKPELVDLLRSMQDDGAAIIMHGYTHQFYDSETGEGFEFWDVKTDQPIRQPKHEKPKTKDDFPNIEAYNTYIKKGEEFEEKYTTDHIEKGIQELVDAKLYPIAFEAPHYTMSQKGYEILSRYFSTYVGQLQLSDTTWKSMHSPAYRSTPSFLHGMKLMPETVGFIEEDKPQAIAKMKANAVSVAKLSDGVIGAFYHPYLGVKPLKEVLKDLESIPNIEWIDLQKETNEVKMKDIHITTNKDGIHVEKPTSASDVMDYIKQYGFFLLLGFFVIVFLLLLRRAKKLES; encoded by the coding sequence ATGAAAAAATGGTTGCTACTCTTATTTTGTTTACTACTATTAATTCCTGTCCCTATTTCCGCACAAAAAAACGAAAATCCAAAAGTCCTTATTTTATACAGTTCGATCGATGATCAAATTACAAATGATACCCAAATACTTAATACACAAGTAGGACATTTTACTAATAACATAACAATAAAAAACATAAAACAGTTAGCTGAAATAACTGATAAATCTTCATATACACATGTTATTTACATAGGTGAAAAACAAGAAGAACTTTCCACTGAAACAAAAGAATTTCTAGAAAATTTCTCAGGGCCAATACTAGTTTTAGGTCAAAATATAGAACAATTATCCAATCGTTTTTCATTTATCACACTTAAAAATGAAGATATAAACTCTGATACAATTGAATATCCAACACGTAAACTAAAGAATACATTAGAGGACGAACGATCCATTAAAAACCTTGATACAAATGGAACAATTCTTGCCAATGCTTTAAAAGGAAATACTACTTATCCATTAATTGTACAACAAAATAATTCTTATTATGTTGCAACTTCTAACCTCTTTGATTGGATATCTTATTATATTGGCGAAAGCCTATTTTCTTACTTTGAACAAAAGCCAACGACAAATAAAGTGGAAGCTTATTTACGTCTTGAGGACGTTCATCCAGCCGCAGATATAAATCAATTAACAGAAATTGCTGAATTACTAAAAGAGAAAAAGATGCCATACATGATCACTGTTATTCCTGTATATACGGATCCAGAGACAGGTAAAACACTACATTTAAAAGATAAACCCGAACTAGTCGATCTTTTACGCTCTATGCAAGATGATGGTGCAGCAATTATTATGCATGGTTATACTCACCAATTTTATGATAGTGAAACTGGTGAAGGTTTTGAATTTTGGGACGTAAAAACAGACCAACCAATTCGTCAACCGAAGCATGAAAAACCAAAAACAAAAGATGATTTCCCTAATATAGAGGCATATAATACATACATAAAAAAAGGGGAAGAATTTGAAGAAAAATATACGACTGATCATATTGAAAAAGGGATTCAAGAACTTGTAGATGCTAAACTATATCCTATCGCATTTGAAGCACCTCATTACACGATGTCTCAAAAAGGATATGAAATATTATCAAGGTATTTTTCAACTTATGTAGGACAACTACAGTTAAGTGATACAACTTGGAAGTCCATGCACTCTCCAGCATACAGAAGTACACCATCATTCTTACATGGAATGAAATTAATGCCTGAAACAGTTGGCTTTATTGAAGAAGATAAGCCACAAGCTATTGCAAAGATGAAAGCAAATGCAGTATCTGTTGCTAAATTATCTGACGGGGTTATTGGTGCATTCTATCATCCTTACTTAGGTGTGAAACCATTAAAAGAAGTGTTAAAGGACCTAGAAAGCATTCCAAACATAGAATGGATTGATTTACAAAAAGAAACAAATGAAGTGAAAATGAAAGATATTCATATCACTACTAATAAAGACGGGATTCACGTTGAAAAACCAACAAGCGCAAGTGACGTAATGGATTATATAAAACAATATGGATTCTTCCTTCTACTTGGTTTCTTCGTCATTGTCTTTCTTTTATTATTAAGACGTGCGAAAAAATTAGAATCCTAA
- a CDS encoding transglycosylase SLT domain-containing protein yields the protein MKKFFVGFLVVLGVYLYFQGKSEGMGKLVNETSYVDSEEAKQMKQIIIEEAKKVNLPEWIPLTIAEHESRLNPRSVGDNGTSFGLFQLHRGGGLAPDHLTDDELKDPRINAQIAMPHLMKGYKRGVQKGLTDFALLKYIANTSGWPGNLGPEWTDNNMKYNVGLENVYYRNKGVIKE from the coding sequence GTGAAGAAATTCTTTGTAGGATTTTTAGTTGTTCTTGGGGTGTACTTATATTTCCAAGGAAAGTCTGAAGGAATGGGCAAGTTAGTGAATGAGACAAGCTATGTTGACTCAGAAGAAGCAAAACAGATGAAACAAATTATTATAGAGGAAGCAAAGAAAGTTAATCTTCCAGAATGGATACCTCTTACAATTGCCGAACATGAAAGTCGGTTAAATCCAAGAAGTGTTGGAGATAACGGAACTTCATTCGGATTGTTTCAATTGCATCGTGGTGGTGGGCTTGCACCAGATCATTTAACTGATGATGAGCTGAAAGATCCACGTATAAATGCGCAAATTGCAATGCCGCATTTAATGAAAGGATATAAGCGTGGGGTGCAAAAAGGCTTGACGGATTTTGCATTACTAAAATATATAGCAAATACATCTGGATGGCCAGGGAACTTAGGGCCAGAGTGGACGGATAATAACATGAAGTACAACGTCGGATTAGAGAATGTGTACTATCGAAATAAAGGTGTGATTAAAGAGTAG